The following proteins come from a genomic window of Flavobacterium eburneipallidum:
- a CDS encoding low molecular weight protein tyrosine phosphatase family protein, with protein MQINTKLKLLFVCTVNRMRSATAHKIYEDDDRFEVKSAGTDKSANTILTEEILNWADSIVVMEKHHRNHIRKHFPEIYKNKRIVCLYIPDDYDYMQTELIGILKDKVEDVYSRKLI; from the coding sequence ATGCAAATTAACACAAAACTGAAATTGCTATTTGTTTGTACAGTAAACAGAATGAGAAGTGCAACGGCTCATAAAATTTACGAAGATGACGACCGTTTTGAAGTTAAGTCGGCAGGGACAGACAAGTCAGCAAACACAATTCTAACAGAAGAAATATTAAATTGGGCTGACAGTATTGTTGTAATGGAAAAACACCATAGAAATCATATAAGAAAACATTTTCCTGAAATCTATAAAAACAAGAGAATTGTTTGCTTGTACATTCCAGACGACTATGACTATATGCAGACTGAATTAATTGGAATACTAAAAGACAAAGTAGAAGATGTATACAGCAGGAAACTTATTTGA
- a CDS encoding glycoside hydrolase family 88/105 protein: protein MKSIKNIFVGMALVLFFNTNAQTLEPKKEILISDQLKWSERMALSIMKRHPEAWQIDNHPAPKWDYKIGMILTAYEKLYKQTKDQKYFDYIKGYADKLIDKNGTFEKFDPQDHNIDFINAGKILFNLYDTTKEEKYLIAIKTLRKNFDDYPRTQSGGFWHKKIYPNQMWLDGLYMGQPFYARYTTEYENGEKLNDVAHQFELLHKHSFDPKTDLYFHAWDESKKMPWANPTTGTAPHIWLRALGWYGMALVDALDYFPKNHPKQKELVQYLNELATAVSNYQDKSGLWYQVPDLATRKGNYLEASGSSMLVYAMAKGAHKGYLPAKFEKVAQKGFDGLIKNLIKVDAKGEIHITQVCASAGLGGNPYRDGSFEYYMSEKIKVDNSHGLGAFLLAAIELNK, encoded by the coding sequence ATGAAGAGCATTAAAAACATTTTCGTTGGTATGGCTTTGGTATTATTTTTTAATACCAATGCTCAAACATTGGAACCAAAAAAAGAAATCCTTATTTCAGATCAATTAAAATGGTCTGAACGAATGGCTTTATCTATCATGAAAAGACATCCCGAGGCTTGGCAAATTGACAATCATCCTGCTCCAAAATGGGATTACAAAATTGGAATGATTTTAACGGCTTACGAAAAATTATACAAGCAAACCAAAGATCAAAAATACTTCGACTATATCAAAGGATATGCTGATAAATTAATTGATAAAAATGGAACTTTCGAAAAATTTGACCCTCAAGACCATAACATCGATTTTATAAATGCGGGTAAAATACTTTTCAATCTTTACGATACTACTAAAGAAGAAAAATACCTCATTGCCATAAAAACATTACGAAAAAATTTTGACGATTACCCAAGAACTCAATCAGGTGGGTTTTGGCACAAAAAAATTTATCCTAACCAGATGTGGCTAGACGGATTGTATATGGGACAACCTTTTTACGCTCGTTATACAACTGAATATGAAAATGGAGAAAAATTGAACGATGTAGCACACCAATTTGAACTTCTTCATAAACATTCATTCGACCCAAAAACGGATTTGTATTTTCACGCTTGGGACGAAAGCAAAAAAATGCCTTGGGCAAACCCAACAACTGGAACGGCACCACATATTTGGTTAAGAGCTCTTGGTTGGTACGGAATGGCTTTAGTCGATGCTTTGGATTATTTCCCAAAAAACCATCCAAAACAAAAAGAATTGGTACAATATTTGAATGAACTGGCGACGGCTGTTAGCAACTATCAAGACAAATCAGGATTATGGTATCAAGTACCCGATTTAGCAACCCGAAAAGGGAATTATCTAGAGGCTTCTGGCTCATCAATGCTGGTTTATGCTATGGCAAAAGGAGCTCACAAAGGTTATTTGCCAGCTAAATTTGAAAAAGTAGCCCAAAAAGGTTTCGATGGGTTAATTAAAAACTTGATAAAAGTAGATGCTAAAGGCGAAATTCACATCACACAAGTTTGTGCCAGTGCTGGATTAGGCGGAAATCCATACAGAGACGGCTCTTTTGAATATTATATGAGCGAAAAAATAAAAGTAGATAATTCTCACGGATTGGGTGCTTTTCTTTTGGCTGCAATTGAATTAAATAAATAA
- a CDS encoding alpha/beta hydrolase, whose product MKKIVILFILFYSAVFAQSKFPVDSSYTVKSVYDKVKKAHPYISYVPARNYKTVKEEKEIVYKKIKDRELHLDAYFNQTKKRNPAIVIVHGGGWRSGNKSQMETFAIEMASKEYSCFNIEFRLSLEAPYPAGIFDVKNAIQYIKKNARKFNVDTTKIAVLGCSSGAQMASLIGTTNGKIAFEEPNSDKKFSSKVNAIVNIDGTLAFKHPESIEGTVAGLWLGGSYAEVPQIWEQAAPLNQTDKNTPPILFINSSVPRFHAGRDDMIAILNKYGIYNEVHTIENSPHSFWFLNPWFDETIVYTTQFLDKIFK is encoded by the coding sequence ATGAAAAAAATTGTTATACTCTTCATACTATTTTACTCGGCAGTATTTGCGCAAAGCAAATTTCCTGTTGATAGCAGCTATACGGTAAAGAGCGTGTATGATAAAGTTAAAAAAGCTCATCCTTACATCAGCTACGTTCCTGCTCGTAACTATAAAACAGTAAAGGAGGAAAAAGAAATCGTCTATAAAAAAATAAAAGATAGAGAACTCCACCTTGACGCTTATTTTAACCAAACTAAAAAAAGAAATCCAGCAATTGTAATAGTTCACGGCGGTGGATGGAGATCAGGTAATAAATCTCAAATGGAAACCTTTGCTATTGAAATGGCTTCTAAAGAATATTCTTGTTTCAATATCGAATTTAGATTATCTCTTGAAGCGCCTTATCCTGCTGGTATTTTTGATGTAAAAAACGCCATTCAATACATCAAAAAAAATGCTCGAAAATTCAATGTAGATACCACCAAAATTGCAGTTTTGGGCTGTTCATCTGGCGCACAAATGGCTTCACTAATAGGAACTACGAATGGAAAAATCGCTTTTGAAGAACCAAATTCAGATAAAAAATTTTCTTCAAAAGTGAATGCTATTGTAAATATTGATGGAACTTTAGCCTTCAAGCATCCCGAATCGATAGAAGGAACGGTTGCTGGTTTGTGGCTTGGTGGCAGCTATGCCGAAGTACCTCAAATTTGGGAACAAGCCGCTCCATTAAATCAAACCGATAAAAACACACCTCCTATTTTATTCATCAACAGTAGTGTTCCCAGATTTCACGCTGGAAGAGATGATATGATTGCCATTTTGAACAAATATGGAATTTACAATGAAGTACATACTATTGAAAATTCGCCTCATTCTTTTTGGTTTTTGAATCCTTGGTTTGACGAGACAATAGTTTATACGACTCAATTTTTAGACAAAATATTCAAATAA
- a CDS encoding glutaminase — MEHIEQTLQEIYKESQVQDKIGSIATYIPELATVNPDSFGISLTTIQGKNFGIGDSEVRFSIQSVSKPLSLAFAFTILGDTIWERVGVEPSGTPFNSLVQLEFEKGIPRNPFINAGAIVIADMIVSSFENPKQEFLDFVRKISGIPTIDFDLKVAQSEKKEGCRNTALANFIKSFGNLKNDVDLVLDFYFHQCSITMSCHELTKAFYFLANEGVSMSGMQVLDKSQVKRMNALMQTCGFYDESGEFTYRVGLPGKSGVGGGIVALFPKEFIVSTWSPRLNSNGNSELGMFALEQLTTKTGMSIF; from the coding sequence ATGGAGCATATTGAGCAAACCTTACAAGAAATCTACAAAGAATCACAAGTTCAAGACAAAATAGGAAGTATTGCCACCTATATTCCAGAATTAGCAACAGTTAATCCAGATAGTTTCGGGATTAGTTTGACCACTATTCAAGGTAAAAATTTTGGAATAGGAGATTCAGAAGTGCGTTTTTCTATTCAATCTGTTTCTAAACCCTTGTCGCTAGCATTTGCATTTACCATTCTAGGAGATACAATTTGGGAAAGAGTAGGTGTTGAACCGTCGGGAACTCCTTTCAACTCTTTAGTGCAATTAGAATTCGAAAAAGGGATTCCTCGAAATCCTTTTATTAATGCGGGAGCTATTGTTATTGCTGATATGATCGTGTCTAGTTTTGAAAACCCAAAGCAAGAATTTCTCGATTTCGTTCGAAAAATTTCTGGTATTCCAACCATTGATTTTGATTTGAAAGTAGCTCAATCCGAAAAAAAGGAAGGATGCAGAAACACTGCTTTGGCAAATTTTATAAAGTCCTTTGGGAATTTGAAAAATGATGTCGATTTAGTTTTAGATTTCTATTTTCACCAATGTTCGATTACTATGTCTTGTCACGAATTGACAAAAGCTTTTTATTTTTTGGCAAACGAAGGAGTGTCTATGTCAGGAATGCAAGTTTTAGACAAAAGCCAAGTAAAACGGATGAATGCTTTGATGCAAACCTGTGGGTTTTATGACGAATCAGGAGAGTTTACCTATCGTGTAGGCTTGCCAGGCAAAAGCGGAGTAGGAGGCGGAATTGTCGCTTTGTTTCCTAAAGAATTTATTGTTTCTACCTGGAGTCCAAGATTAAATTCTAATGGAAATTCTGAATTAGGGATGTTTGCTCTGGAGCAGCTCACCACAAAAACAGGGATGTCTATTTTTTAG
- a CDS encoding UPF0175 family protein: MRTIQLNIPDSVDLKDYDFSMIIASKLYEDAKLSAGQAAEIAGLTKRAFIEILGKYGVSIFSNSIDDLQSDIANA, from the coding sequence ATGAGAACAATACAACTAAATATACCTGATAGTGTTGATTTGAAAGATTACGATTTTTCAATGATAATAGCGTCAAAACTTTATGAAGATGCAAAATTATCTGCAGGACAAGCTGCAGAAATAGCAGGACTGACAAAAAGAGCATTCATAGAAATACTTGGAAAATATGGTGTTTCAATATTTAGTAATTCAATTGATGATTTACAATCAGATATAGCAAATGCATAA
- the xerA gene encoding site-specific tyrosine recombinase/integron integrase has protein sequence MGVWHIPDTEENRIRFRILPLSHTIPSPDGIEQIQKFKQVLRSKRYSENTITTYSEALKLFLVFYREKAIAEITNDDVVIYNNEYILKNNLSASYQNQIVNAIKLFFQTIRETKMLVDKIHRPKNAKTLPNVLSKEEIFRLIDLTTNIKHKTLLALIYSSGLRISEAINMKIIDIDSQRMLIHVKNAKGKKDRYTLLSTKVLELLREYYAIYKPKMFLFEGQHGEQYSSRSAQSVLQQSAKKAGITRPISLHTLRHSFATHLLESGTDLRYIQDLLGHSSPKTTMIYTHVTNTSLKKIINPFDM, from the coding sequence ATGGGCGTTTGGCACATTCCTGATACCGAAGAAAATAGAATTCGGTTTAGGATTCTTCCTTTATCACACACTATTCCGTCTCCAGATGGCATAGAACAAATCCAAAAATTCAAACAAGTACTGCGCTCCAAACGCTACAGCGAAAATACCATTACTACTTATAGCGAAGCACTAAAATTGTTCTTGGTTTTTTATAGAGAAAAAGCTATTGCCGAAATCACTAACGATGATGTGGTTATTTACAATAACGAATATATTTTGAAAAACAATCTATCTGCATCGTATCAAAACCAAATTGTCAACGCTATAAAATTATTTTTCCAAACCATTCGTGAAACCAAAATGCTGGTAGATAAAATTCACCGTCCTAAAAATGCGAAAACACTACCCAATGTTTTAAGTAAAGAAGAAATATTTAGACTTATTGATTTGACAACCAATATAAAACACAAAACGCTATTGGCTTTAATTTACTCATCTGGACTCCGAATTAGTGAAGCTATAAACATGAAAATCATTGATATTGATAGCCAAAGGATGCTAATTCATGTTAAAAATGCAAAGGGCAAAAAAGACCGATACACTTTATTGTCAACAAAAGTTTTAGAACTACTACGAGAGTACTATGCCATTTATAAACCAAAAATGTTTTTATTTGAAGGGCAACATGGAGAACAATATAGTAGTAGAAGTGCACAATCTGTATTGCAACAATCAGCTAAAAAAGCGGGAATCACTAGACCCATTAGTTTGCATACCCTTCGGCATAGTTTTGCCACACATTTATTAGAAAGTGGCACCGATTTGAGATACATACAAGATTTGTTAGGGCATAGTAGTCCGAAGACAACTATGATATATACCCATGTAACCAATACTTCGTTAAAAAAGATTATCAATCCTTTTGATATGTAA
- a CDS encoding DUF4241 domain-containing protein: protein MKKIIFSSLIINLFACNSQTKNVETKNESLIQKSIEKSSNNDKESIVDYNLILENKKIDGIEISLLNIGNLNLPTGKIIVCDPLVYTELIPLSKSVNPGNYPMKIYIAKTKKSGDRFALAKLEITDKKAVKWILALRENENSNELKEDDSFFGFTVDAGLASFFDYKTGLEFDKFQKEFYEKDSNKNIYDDYFETEFKKNAVNKNDPKDVGNWINYTFPKTELNIPMFQSGYGDGLYPAYWGIDANGKITSLIIDFFVVELPKLKK, encoded by the coding sequence ATGAAAAAGATAATATTCAGTTCTTTAATAATTAATTTATTTGCTTGTAATTCGCAAACCAAAAATGTTGAAACTAAAAATGAAAGTTTAATTCAAAAATCAATTGAAAAAAGCTCAAATAATGATAAAGAATCAATTGTTGACTATAATTTGATTTTAGAAAATAAAAAAATTGACGGTATTGAAATTTCGCTACTGAATATTGGAAATTTAAATTTACCAACTGGAAAAATAATTGTTTGTGACCCTTTGGTCTATACCGAACTGATTCCCTTATCTAAAAGTGTAAACCCTGGGAATTATCCAATGAAAATCTATATAGCTAAAACAAAAAAATCGGGCGATAGATTTGCGTTGGCAAAATTGGAAATCACTGACAAAAAAGCCGTTAAATGGATTCTTGCATTAAGAGAAAACGAAAACAGCAATGAACTAAAAGAAGATGATTCCTTTTTTGGTTTTACTGTTGATGCAGGTTTAGCAAGTTTTTTTGATTATAAAACAGGTTTAGAATTTGACAAATTCCAAAAGGAATTTTATGAAAAAGATTCAAACAAAAATATTTATGATGATTATTTTGAAACTGAATTTAAAAAAAATGCAGTTAATAAAAATGACCCAAAAGATGTTGGGAATTGGATTAATTACACGTTTCCTAAAACAGAATTAAATATCCCAATGTTTCAATCAGGTTACGGAGATGGTTTATATCCAGCATATTGGGGAATTGATGCAAATGGAAAAATCACATCATTAATAATCGATTTCTTCGTTGTAGAATTACCAAAACTGAAGAAATAA
- a CDS encoding LacI family DNA-binding transcriptional regulator, with translation MTKKTTIYDIAKVLDITAASVSRALNDNPKISESTRKLVLETANKMNYKQNKVALALRSGKSYNVGVIVPRVDSNFFASVIRGIEEELYAHKYNVIICQTHEDEKREYENINTLLNAQVDGILMSVSNISSESVSSENDLIIKKVIEKNVPLIFFDRKRNIDGVSSVTINDYEVSYMATQHLIAQGCSRIAHFKGNQNLEIFKNRLKGYKQALVDNGIEIDENYIILTKSDIEAGAEAVKTLMQLKNLPDAIFSSSDFAALGAIQQLKANGIRIPEDCCVVGFGNEPFTDFMELPMSTVDQVPLEMGRMTAKVFLERIENASSVKIEKKVVLTSELNIRRSSSRI, from the coding sequence ATGACAAAAAAAACAACCATTTATGATATTGCCAAAGTATTGGATATTACTGCAGCTTCGGTTTCAAGAGCATTAAATGATAATCCAAAGATTAGCGAAAGCACTAGGAAATTAGTGTTAGAAACGGCTAATAAAATGAATTACAAACAAAATAAAGTAGCACTAGCACTTCGCAGTGGAAAAAGTTATAATGTTGGTGTAATTGTTCCTCGTGTTGATAGTAATTTTTTTGCATCAGTGATTCGAGGAATTGAGGAAGAGTTATATGCACATAAATACAATGTTATCATTTGTCAAACTCATGAAGATGAAAAACGGGAGTATGAAAACATCAATACTTTGTTAAATGCTCAAGTAGATGGAATTTTAATGTCGGTTTCAAACATTAGTTCTGAAAGTGTTAGTTCTGAAAATGATTTGATAATCAAGAAAGTTATAGAAAAAAATGTTCCTTTAATATTTTTTGATAGAAAAAGAAATATAGATGGCGTAAGTTCTGTTACTATCAATGATTATGAGGTTTCTTATATGGCAACTCAACATCTAATTGCACAAGGTTGTTCTAGAATTGCTCATTTTAAAGGAAACCAAAATTTAGAAATTTTCAAGAATCGTCTTAAAGGCTACAAACAAGCATTGGTTGATAACGGAATTGAAATTGACGAAAATTATATAATTCTTACTAAAAGTGATATTGAGGCAGGTGCAGAAGCAGTAAAAACACTTATGCAATTAAAAAACCTACCTGATGCTATATTTTCTTCAAGTGATTTTGCAGCTCTAGGTGCTATTCAACAATTGAAAGCTAATGGCATTCGTATTCCCGAAGATTGTTGTGTAGTGGGGTTTGGTAATGAACCTTTTACTGATTTTATGGAACTGCCCATGTCAACCGTAGATCAAGTTCCTCTAGAAATGGGAAGAATGACCGCAAAAGTATTTTTAGAACGAATAGAAAATGCTTCAAGTGTGAAAATTGAAAAAAAAGTTGTGCTTACTTCCGAGCTTAATATTAGACGTTCTTCCTCAAGAATATAG
- a CDS encoding glycoside hydrolase family 28 protein has translation MTTKNQTLKHFLSVSVLSLFIISCGTKKTIAKKDTWKEMQEIIQSVKIPVFANKKYDITNYGAKADGVFDNTKSFKEAIETCSKNGGGIVVVPAGKYFTGPIHLESNVNLHFEDGVEILFSTNPKDYPIVHTSFEGTELMNYSPLIYAYKKQNVAVTGKAKLNGQSSSVNWWPWCGAGSYGWKKGAPSQSDPLNRPRLVDMAEEGISVEKRIFGEGHYIRPNFIEFFECTDVLLKDVTIVDVPFWVIHPIKSTNVTIDGVTVRSHGPNNDGCDPEYSKNVIIKNCIFDTGDDCIAIKAGRDADGRRVAIKSENIVVQNCTMFDGHGGVTIGSEISAGVSNVYVENCIMNSPNLDVAIRLKTNSRRGALIENFYVRNIEIGQVREAILKVDMFYNVHGNQTGNFIPRIENISLENVKVKNAGKYSILAKGYKESPIKNITFKNVTIEKVATPFSIENVTNLNFINSFINGVPMKNPNN, from the coding sequence ATGACCACAAAAAACCAAACTTTAAAACACTTTCTTTCTGTTTCAGTTTTGTCTCTATTTATAATTTCATGCGGAACAAAAAAAACAATTGCTAAAAAAGATACTTGGAAAGAAATGCAAGAAATCATCCAAAGCGTTAAAATTCCAGTATTTGCTAATAAAAAATATGACATTACCAATTATGGAGCAAAAGCTGACGGCGTTTTTGACAACACTAAATCCTTTAAGGAAGCTATAGAAACTTGTTCTAAAAATGGTGGAGGAATTGTTGTGGTTCCAGCTGGTAAATATTTCACTGGTCCTATCCATTTAGAAAGCAATGTCAACCTTCATTTTGAAGATGGTGTCGAAATTCTATTTAGCACCAATCCAAAAGATTATCCAATCGTTCATACTTCATTTGAAGGAACCGAATTAATGAACTATTCCCCTTTAATTTATGCCTACAAAAAACAAAATGTTGCCGTAACCGGAAAAGCAAAACTTAATGGACAATCGAGCAGTGTCAATTGGTGGCCATGGTGTGGTGCTGGTTCTTATGGTTGGAAAAAGGGAGCTCCAAGTCAATCTGACCCACTTAATCGCCCAAGATTAGTGGACATGGCTGAAGAAGGAATTTCAGTAGAAAAACGAATTTTTGGAGAAGGACATTATATCCGACCTAATTTTATCGAATTTTTTGAATGTACCGATGTGCTTCTAAAAGATGTAACGATTGTTGATGTTCCGTTTTGGGTCATTCATCCCATCAAATCGACTAATGTAACTATTGATGGTGTAACTGTAAGAAGTCATGGCCCTAATAACGACGGTTGTGATCCTGAATATTCTAAAAATGTAATTATCAAAAATTGTATTTTCGATACAGGTGACGATTGCATTGCCATAAAAGCAGGAAGAGATGCCGATGGAAGACGTGTAGCGATAAAAAGCGAAAATATTGTAGTGCAAAACTGTACCATGTTTGACGGTCACGGTGGTGTAACTATTGGTAGTGAAATATCCGCTGGAGTGAGCAACGTATATGTTGAAAATTGTATTATGAATAGTCCAAACCTTGATGTTGCTATTCGCCTTAAAACCAATTCAAGAAGAGGCGCCTTAATCGAAAATTTCTATGTTAGAAACATCGAAATCGGTCAAGTTCGTGAAGCTATATTAAAAGTAGATATGTTTTATAACGTTCACGGAAATCAAACTGGAAACTTCATTCCTCGAATCGAAAATATTTCGTTGGAAAATGTAAAAGTAAAAAATGCTGGAAAATACAGTATTCTAGCCAAAGGCTACAAAGAGTCACCAATCAAAAACATAACATTCAAGAATGTAACTATCGAAAAAGTAGCTACTCCATTTTCTATAGAAAATGTGACCAATCTTAACTTTATCAATTCTTTCATCAACGGTGTTCCGATGAAGAACCCTAATAACTAG
- a CDS encoding DUF3368 domain-containing protein translates to MHKIVISDTSTLIILHKINELSILKHVYGELITTPEIAEEFGEKLPDWITVQSVTDEKYQRFLETQIDRGEASAIALASEFEDVTLLLDDLKARKLAVKLKLKTTGALGVIHKAKQMSIIPKVKPLIDKLLLTNFRISNNIIDEILKLNNE, encoded by the coding sequence ATGCATAAAATAGTAATTTCCGATACAAGCACTCTGATTATTCTTCATAAAATAAATGAACTAAGTATCTTAAAACATGTTTATGGAGAACTTATAACTACTCCTGAAATAGCTGAAGAATTCGGAGAAAAATTACCAGATTGGATTACTGTACAATCAGTAACTGATGAAAAATATCAAAGGTTTTTGGAAACACAAATAGACCGTGGCGAAGCAAGTGCAATTGCATTAGCTTCGGAATTTGAAGATGTTACATTATTATTGGATGACCTCAAAGCTCGCAAATTAGCTGTAAAATTAAAACTTAAGACAACTGGAGCATTAGGAGTAATTCACAAAGCTAAACAAATGTCCATTATACCAAAAGTTAAGCCTTTAATTGATAAATTGTTATTGACGAATTTTCGAATATCTAACAATATTATAGATGAAATACTAAAGTTGAATAATGAATAA
- a CDS encoding glycoside hydrolase family 88/105 protein — MLKIKPNTFKAATLFVSLAFLSCKTTAQEPTKNLETQKIEISKNAKWSDKMALTLMKRYPESWQIDNAKAPKWDYVHGLVAHSFTELYKKNPDPRYAAYAKGYTDILIQPDGTIKTYELEKYNIDMIVAGRLLFNLYATSKENKYLVAMQTLKKQLEGQPRTDSGGFWHKKIYTNQMWLDGLYMGEPFYAQYTVTFENGKNLNDVAKQFEEIQLHATDPKTGLLYHGWDSKKLMPWANKETGNSPNFWSRALGWYAMALVDALDYFPKDHPKQKELVGYLNNVAASLAKFQDPKTGLWYQVTDKAGEKGNYLEGSGSAMFAYAFAKGANKGYLPAKFKKLANKAFDGLTTQLIKVDPTDGTITITDVCAVAGLGGTPYRDGSYEYYVNETKKDNDPKATGPFILAAIELNR; from the coding sequence ATGCTAAAGATTAAACCAAACACATTCAAAGCAGCGACACTTTTCGTTTCGTTGGCTTTTTTAAGTTGCAAAACCACAGCTCAAGAACCTACAAAAAATCTGGAAACACAAAAAATAGAAATCTCTAAAAACGCAAAATGGTCGGATAAAATGGCTTTAACGTTGATGAAACGTTACCCCGAATCTTGGCAAATTGACAATGCTAAAGCGCCAAAATGGGATTATGTTCATGGTTTAGTAGCCCATTCATTTACTGAATTATACAAGAAAAATCCAGACCCAAGATATGCGGCTTATGCCAAAGGTTATACCGATATTTTGATTCAACCTGATGGAACAATCAAAACTTACGAATTAGAGAAATACAATATCGATATGATTGTAGCAGGTCGTTTGTTGTTCAATTTATACGCTACGTCAAAAGAGAACAAATATTTAGTGGCCATGCAAACCCTAAAAAAACAATTAGAAGGACAACCAAGAACGGATTCTGGTGGATTTTGGCACAAAAAAATATACACGAACCAAATGTGGTTAGACGGTTTGTACATGGGAGAACCATTCTATGCTCAATACACCGTTACATTTGAAAACGGAAAAAACCTAAACGACGTTGCCAAACAATTTGAAGAAATTCAATTGCACGCAACTGACCCAAAAACAGGTTTATTGTACCACGGTTGGGATTCCAAAAAACTAATGCCATGGGCAAATAAAGAAACCGGTAATTCTCCAAATTTCTGGTCAAGAGCTTTAGGATGGTACGCAATGGCGCTTGTTGATGCCTTGGATTATTTCCCAAAAGACCACCCAAAACAAAAAGAATTGGTGGGTTATTTGAACAACGTTGCTGCAAGTTTAGCCAAATTTCAAGATCCTAAAACAGGATTGTGGTATCAGGTTACTGACAAGGCTGGCGAAAAAGGAAATTATTTAGAAGGTTCAGGTTCAGCTATGTTTGCTTATGCTTTTGCAAAAGGAGCCAATAAAGGATACTTACCAGCAAAATTCAAAAAACTAGCGAACAAAGCATTTGATGGTTTAACTACTCAACTAATTAAAGTAGATCCTACTGACGGAACAATCACCATCACTGATGTTTGTGCTGTTGCTGGACTTGGAGGAACTCCTTATAGAGATGGTTCTTACGAGTATTATGTAAATGAAACTAAAAAAGACAACGATCCAAAAGCCACTGGTCCATTCATTTTAGCAGCAATAGAATTAAATAGATAA